A window of the Methanomassiliicoccales archaeon genome harbors these coding sequences:
- a CDS encoding Lrp/AsnC family transcriptional regulator — protein sequence MGREILDDKDKELLKMLANHPEWTYEKIAEKMGMTSRSVGYRIERLRELKILQKANLIYYDRLGDLIYSVVLKFDTGLSSHDQERILRELKNHPATIQVFTAIGAFSAILLFHAENPREAEKLIRELIISNRCFSGYEISQITEIYSIYRHYY from the coding sequence ATGGGGCGCGAAATCCTTGATGATAAGGACAAGGAACTTCTAAAGATGCTTGCAAATCATCCTGAGTGGACTTATGAGAAAATAGCCGAAAAAATGGGGATGACTAGCAGATCCGTGGGATATAGAATTGAAAGATTGAGGGAACTTAAGATCCTTCAAAAAGCCAACTTGATTTATTATGATCGTTTGGGGGATTTGATCTATTCGGTCGTATTAAAATTCGATACGGGTCTCTCTTCCCATGATCAGGAACGTATACTCAGGGAATTGAAGAACCATCCAGCTACGATACAGGTTTTCACTGCAATTGGTGCCTTTAGCGCAATTCTTCTTTTTCATGCCGAGAATCCAAGAGAGGCAGAGAAACTCATCAGAGAGCTGATCATAAGTAACCGTTGCTTTTCAGGATACGAAATCAGCCAGATCACCGAGATCTATAGCATCTACAGACACTACTACTGA